Within the Periophthalmus magnuspinnatus isolate fPerMag1 chromosome 7, fPerMag1.2.pri, whole genome shotgun sequence genome, the region acatatattgattaaatgttttttgttgaacaaaactcagctcaaatctttattaaaaaaaaaaaaaaaaaacaaaaaaaaaaaacatttgaagttTTTAGATGTTAAAATCTGTAAAATACTGAACTGAAACAAGGCAAACACAATATTTAATGAAGCAGTTTATTCATCAGATAAAGagccacatttacacagagCACCCAAACACTGAACAGAACAACACCGCCCTCCAGTGGACCAAACATGCAATTACGTAATAGAAGGGCTGGAAACTTACATTATACGCCCATAATCTGCTCTTAAGCATTTACCCCTTTACCATCATCACAAACACCACGCTccaaactgcaaaaacaaaagcgTTCACATTATAATGACTAGATACAATTACAATGTATTTACAAACGAGGCCTTGAATATCAAACTTTCCATAACAATTCTCAAACAAAAACCATGGAACAGGTAATTTTTACATTGtgcttttccacgttcaaagcgttttacatcaaggaaccactcccccattcacagacactgggggcgaggggttgagtgttttgcccaaggacacaaaggcagtattcatctgtagaagctggaattgcaccaccaacctgtgggtcagtggatctgatcgctcaaccCTCCCAGTGCTAGGGGGTTCTGCATATATGTCTATctaggaatgttcagcagttactatgagtttgattttcaacaaaaaggttagagtgactcactgaaaaactgaaaaactgttggctaatgctaatgctagcaaaaATGTAAAGAAGCTGTAGCAAAGGCATTCACGACAAACAGCTCAACTCAAGATGATTATTCAGaattattttaaagtggaactaagcaCTAAAGACATATATTACTCCTAAACTGTGTAAATGCTTTTTTGAATAGCATTATGTACGGTTCTTAGTCATGTTTTGGACAATTTCAGTGCAAACTAGGTCAATTTGCACACTCAAATTAGAGTGTGTGGTGCCTACAGCGGCCTCTGCAGTTTCATGTACTATATGACATTACAcagattacagccaggtgtttctgattacaaacccccccactctcccctttagtcccccagaccccgcccctccttctccctcccaggctttagtcccactttaaactcttggtgatgtttttgtgttcagtatagactgtataaacaaagtGATGAAAGGAGTGTTTTTAACGCAGCGTTTACCGTGTttgctacgtccatttatatatgcagtttaGGCTTCAGTAGCGACAGATAGTGATGTGGCTGGTGTCTGGCTTCCTCTTCTGGACGTTAAAATACGCAGACACAGGGAGGCACAGGCCTGTACAGTCCAGTGAGACGATCTTTACCATGGACTCAGCGTTGTAGAAGGACAGACTCAGAGAGGAGCAGTCCAGGTAGACCCCCAGGCTCCTGAGCACGCCGCTGAAGGAAACTGGCACACTCTTGTTTGGTTTACAGGAAAAATACTTCTGATTTTCATATTCGAGGAAGTAATCTCTGACACCCACACGCCAGAAGCTCCTcagctccacctccacctcccagTAGTGCTGCCCAGAGGAGAACTCACTGGTGCTGAACAATTGAAAGGTTTGGGGGCTCTGAGACCCGTGGAAGTGGTAATATTTATCGTTGTTCTTAGGCACAGTGGAGCTGTCATCTTGTAGCGTGAGAAGAATCGGCCTCGGTTCCACCACCTGCAGTAGCTCCTTCCACATGAAGAACTGTAGGTGACTCTGGAATGGGCTCTGAAACGCAGGACTCTGGACCACAGACAGGCCCTTGGACTGCTTTTTGTACTGTAGGGTAGCACTGCTCTGTTCAGTCCAGCATTTGAGGAACATCTCCGGGTCTGTGACCTTCAGaggaaacacaaaacatgaattattaataatgtaccTTCTGGCCATGTAGGTTTAGTCCTTAGTGTTACCTGTAGGAGCTGTTGCCAGctgtccctctgctctgtgCACTGGGCCAGAGCCGAGTCCATGGAGCTCAGACTGTGGCTCATCTTCTGAagtgcctcctcctctttggTCTTCAGATCAGCTATgacctgctcctccctcttcctcaggTGCTGATGGAGCACCTCAAACTGTTGTTGGATTTGGCTCTGCAGTTTTCCAGACAGTTCTTTGGCTTTGCTCCTCTCTAGGCTCTGCGCTTCTCTAAGGTTTTGGATCTCCTCGATGTCAGACGCCATGTTGGCTAAGCCCGGGTCCAGACCCCGCC harbors:
- the trim108 gene encoding tripartite motif containing 108, which encodes MASSLYAEDLNCPVCLCIFTEPVTLTCGHSFCRSCITALPSAQCPQCRAVLPAKGEAERLVTNHILKSLSEKAKEQPLQAKEDQLLCLEHDEKLKLFCVTDQRLACIICRDGEEHDGHKFKPIKEAAAALRRGLDPGLANMASDIEEIQNLREAQSLERSKAKELSGKLQSQIQQQFEVLHQHLRKREEQVIADLKTKEEEALQKMSHSLSSMDSALAQCTEQRDSWQQLLQVTDPEMFLKCWTEQSSATLQYKKQSKGLSVVQSPAFQSPFQSHLQFFMWKELLQVVEPRPILLTLQDDSSTVPKNNDKYYHFHGSQSPQTFQLFSTSEFSSGQHYWEVEVELRSFWRVGVRDYFLEYENQKYFSCKPNKSVPVSFSGVLRSLGVYLDCSSLSLSFYNAESMVKIVSLDCTGLCLPVSAYFNVQKRKPDTSHITICRY